A DNA window from Fodinibius sp. Rm-B-1B1-1 contains the following coding sequences:
- a CDS encoding purine-nucleoside phosphorylase, with protein sequence MQRETVEEFRKKRKEALSFIQGATDEKPNYLIILGTGLGKLADAIDIVDSVSYDDIPHFPVSTVESHAGRLLFGSLSGKKVVAMQGRFHYYEGYSMQEIAFPLRVLHALGTETLLVSNACGGMNPNFSRGEIMLINDHINMLGDNPLIGPNDDELGPRFPDMSDPYTERLRNVAEEVALEKSIKMHEGVYLALSGPTMETKAEYRFLRNIGADVVGMSTVPEVISAVHMGMDVLGISVITDECFPDALEPVDIEDVLEAAGEAEPKMTEVIIGVLEKL encoded by the coding sequence ATGCAACGAGAAACCGTAGAAGAATTTCGAAAAAAGCGAAAAGAGGCCCTTTCTTTTATACAAGGTGCTACAGACGAAAAACCTAATTATTTAATTATTTTGGGTACTGGTCTTGGTAAGTTAGCAGATGCCATTGACATCGTTGATAGCGTATCTTATGATGATATTCCTCACTTCCCGGTATCTACGGTAGAAAGTCATGCCGGCCGACTTCTTTTTGGATCTCTAAGTGGAAAAAAAGTAGTGGCCATGCAAGGACGCTTTCATTATTACGAGGGATACAGCATGCAAGAAATTGCCTTTCCTCTCCGTGTTCTTCATGCTCTCGGAACCGAAACACTTCTTGTGAGTAATGCCTGTGGAGGGATGAACCCAAACTTTTCTCGCGGCGAAATTATGCTCATCAACGATCATATCAACATGCTCGGAGATAACCCACTTATTGGGCCCAACGATGATGAACTCGGGCCCCGCTTCCCGGATATGAGCGACCCTTACACCGAACGACTGCGGAATGTCGCCGAAGAAGTTGCATTAGAGAAAAGTATTAAAATGCACGAAGGAGTTTATTTAGCGCTCAGCGGTCCCACAATGGAAACGAAAGCAGAATATCGCTTCCTCCGTAATATCGGCGCCGATGTAGTAGGGATGAGTACCGTCCCCGAAGTAATCTCAGCGGTGCACATGGGCATGGATGTGCTGGGCATTTCAGTAATTACTGATGAGTGCTTTCCCGATGCCCTTGAACCAGTAGATATTGAAGATGTATTAGAAGCAGCCGGAGAAGCCGAGCCCAAGATGACTGAAGTTATCATTGGGGTCTTGGAAAAACTATAA
- a CDS encoding isoaspartyl peptidase/L-asparaginase yields MKKVIGLLVVAVVAIGCMQPGVQQDQQKKEWAIALHGGAGAISEDRPDSVKQAYFNDLDEALTIGEDILADGGSAEDAVEKVINYLEDNPKFNAGKGAVFTHDGEHELDAAFMVGNTREAGTITGVKTVKNPITLARKVMETSEHVMFATEGAERYADKVGVERVEQDYFYTESRYEALQRALEQEKEDNTEQSSLIPQEDKTALYADGEKFGTVGAVAVDKNGQIVAGTSTGGMTNKKFGRVGDVPIIGSGTYASDVVAVSMTGWGEKIMRAVSGHTVSSYMKYKPATLEEAGDYLLNDVLNPGEAGMIAVDKYGNIYTDMNTNGMFRGSSDSEGNREVAIWD; encoded by the coding sequence ATGAAAAAAGTTATTGGATTATTGGTGGTTGCTGTGGTAGCGATTGGCTGTATGCAACCGGGGGTACAGCAGGACCAGCAGAAAAAAGAGTGGGCCATAGCACTACATGGTGGTGCAGGTGCAATTTCTGAAGATCGTCCCGATTCAGTGAAGCAGGCCTATTTTAATGATTTGGATGAGGCTCTTACGATCGGTGAAGATATTTTGGCTGATGGCGGTTCTGCGGAAGATGCCGTCGAGAAGGTGATTAATTATTTGGAGGATAACCCCAAGTTTAATGCGGGCAAAGGTGCTGTTTTTACGCATGATGGTGAGCACGAGCTTGACGCTGCTTTTATGGTAGGAAATACGCGCGAAGCCGGTACTATAACGGGAGTTAAGACGGTAAAAAATCCTATTACGCTGGCTCGCAAGGTGATGGAGACATCCGAGCATGTGATGTTTGCCACAGAAGGTGCTGAACGATATGCTGATAAGGTTGGTGTTGAGCGGGTAGAACAGGATTACTTTTATACGGAATCGCGATATGAAGCACTGCAACGTGCTCTTGAACAAGAGAAAGAAGATAATACCGAGCAGTCCAGCTTGATCCCCCAAGAAGATAAAACGGCGCTTTATGCCGATGGGGAAAAGTTTGGTACCGTTGGAGCTGTTGCGGTGGATAAAAATGGACAAATTGTGGCAGGTACTTCTACCGGAGGTATGACGAACAAGAAGTTTGGTCGCGTTGGTGATGTGCCTATTATTGGCAGTGGCACGTACGCAAGTGATGTTGTGGCGGTTTCCATGACCGGCTGGGGCGAAAAAATTATGCGGGCGGTATCAGGACATACGGTTAGCTCGTATATGAAATATAAACCGGCTACTCTTGAAGAAGCCGGAGATTATTTGTTAAATGATGTGCTAAATCCCGGTGAGGCTGGTATGATTGCTGTTGATAAGTATGGCAATATCTATACGGATATGAATACGAATGGAATGTTTCGGGGAAGCTCTGACTCGGAAGGAAATCGAGAAGTAGCTATCTGGGACTAA
- the smpB gene encoding SsrA-binding protein SmpB gives MSNNSTPTIKNRKARHEYHVEETYEAGIVLRGTEVKSLREGNASLGEAFAYIKNGEVWLNGMYIKPYKHATYENHDERRERKLLLNKREIREMDKAVNKKGYTLAPLKMYFKKGYAKILIGIAKGKQKHDKRQDIKERDTKRELERKYKGTYKVNM, from the coding sequence ATGTCCAACAACTCAACACCCACCATTAAGAACCGTAAAGCCCGTCACGAGTATCATGTCGAAGAAACATATGAAGCGGGTATTGTTCTAAGGGGAACAGAGGTAAAGTCACTCCGCGAAGGAAATGCCAGCCTTGGTGAAGCATTTGCATATATTAAGAACGGTGAAGTTTGGCTCAACGGCATGTATATTAAACCATACAAGCATGCTACTTACGAAAATCATGATGAGCGCAGAGAACGTAAGCTGCTCCTTAATAAGCGCGAAATTCGTGAGATGGATAAAGCCGTTAACAAAAAAGGGTATACGCTGGCTCCGCTAAAAATGTACTTTAAAAAGGGCTATGCTAAAATCCTTATTGGGATCGCCAAGGGTAAACAGAAACATGACAAGCGCCAAGACATTAAAGAACGCGATACGAAACGCGAGCTCGAGCGCAAATACAAAGGCACCTACAAAGTTAACATGTAA
- a CDS encoding M90 family metallopeptidase, with protein sequence MFGFKKWRRKRLLNKPFPEDWLPILKTNVPYYKHLPGDLQKKLQGLTQIFIAEKQFEGCAGLELTNEIRVSIAAQASILLLGIDDLSYFYEDLRSVLVYPQKYVAKVKQRNNGFFVEEGFEQRHGEAWSHGYVILAWDEVQKGASDIHDGENLVFHEFAHQLDYEYGATEQIEHRATDSHFLSWARIVGDEYQKFLTSIQQNQQTLIDHYGATNLAEFFAVITELFFERPIDLKKKHPQLYQQLSKFYQQDPASYSKP encoded by the coding sequence ATGTTCGGCTTTAAAAAATGGCGGCGTAAACGCCTGCTTAACAAACCTTTTCCCGAAGATTGGCTCCCCATTCTTAAAACTAATGTTCCTTATTACAAACATTTGCCCGGCGATCTTCAGAAAAAGCTACAGGGACTTACCCAAATTTTTATCGCGGAAAAACAGTTTGAGGGTTGTGCCGGACTTGAACTAACAAATGAAATTAGAGTCAGCATTGCAGCCCAGGCATCCATACTGTTGTTGGGTATTGATGACCTTTCTTACTTTTATGAAGATCTGCGCTCGGTACTCGTATATCCCCAAAAGTATGTAGCTAAGGTAAAACAGCGCAACAACGGCTTTTTTGTAGAGGAAGGATTTGAACAACGTCATGGCGAAGCTTGGTCGCACGGCTATGTTATCCTGGCCTGGGATGAGGTTCAAAAAGGAGCTTCAGATATCCATGACGGTGAAAACTTAGTATTTCATGAGTTTGCCCACCAGCTGGATTACGAATATGGTGCTACGGAACAAATTGAACATCGAGCAACAGATTCACACTTTCTCTCGTGGGCACGTATCGTAGGTGACGAGTACCAAAAATTTTTAACGAGCATCCAACAAAATCAACAAACGCTCATTGATCACTACGGAGCCACTAATTTAGCCGAGTTTTTTGCTGTAATAACCGAACTGTTTTTTGAGCGGCCCATAGATTTAAAAAAGAAACATCCGCAGCTATATCAACAGCTCTCAAAATTCTATCAGCAAGACCCTGCCAGCTATAGCAAACCGTAA
- a CDS encoding site-2 protease family protein: protein MENKPTYKTDVYIDDFSEPPTIWQTMRRTLDPKTVGKHLALFIITVFTVSFAGAAFVGFTPSYFPLGLPSLSDFYRGLLFAGLLLGFLGVHEFGHYFAALYHQIKVTLPYFIPIPLGIGTVGAVIRIKQKINDTYKMFDVGAAGPLAGFVVSLVVLLYGFSTLPDASYIQNFAGHESVKEYVAQNGIYPDSPQQETNGNVLIVGNTLLYGFLASFFENVPPMWEMYHYPFLFAGWLGLFFTALNLTPIGQLDGGHILYSLLGFKKHQTVARIFFGVLVTLGGIEAIPFIHLSLGEYAYSYGLLSWIIWAGVLMMLLRKGFRDDFEWILPVFISSLTIAASYLFFIVGNLTTSGSLIWVFWSFFIVFFVGIEHPPALRERELDPTRKTLGWLCMVIFVLCISPNPLYLI, encoded by the coding sequence TTGGAGAACAAACCAACCTATAAAACGGACGTATACATCGACGATTTTTCTGAGCCACCAACCATTTGGCAAACCATGCGCCGAACCCTTGACCCGAAAACAGTTGGCAAACATCTGGCCCTTTTTATCATCACTGTATTTACTGTTTCTTTTGCCGGAGCTGCTTTTGTAGGATTTACACCCTCATATTTTCCCCTCGGACTTCCTTCGCTATCCGACTTTTACCGCGGACTCCTTTTCGCCGGTCTTCTTTTAGGATTTCTGGGCGTGCACGAATTCGGCCACTATTTTGCGGCGCTATACCATCAGATAAAAGTAACCTTACCCTACTTTATTCCCATTCCGCTGGGCATTGGAACAGTAGGGGCTGTCATCCGCATCAAACAAAAAATTAACGATACCTATAAAATGTTTGATGTCGGTGCTGCAGGTCCATTGGCTGGATTTGTCGTCTCCCTTGTGGTGCTACTTTACGGGTTTTCCACTCTGCCCGATGCGAGCTACATCCAAAATTTTGCCGGACACGAATCCGTAAAAGAGTATGTAGCACAGAATGGCATCTATCCCGACAGTCCGCAACAAGAAACCAATGGAAATGTACTTATCGTTGGCAACACCTTACTGTATGGATTTTTAGCCTCCTTTTTCGAAAACGTGCCCCCCATGTGGGAAATGTATCACTATCCCTTTTTATTTGCAGGATGGCTGGGACTCTTCTTCACGGCACTGAACCTAACGCCCATTGGTCAACTCGATGGGGGCCATATTTTATACTCTCTCTTGGGATTTAAAAAACACCAAACCGTAGCACGAATCTTTTTTGGCGTACTCGTCACACTGGGAGGAATTGAGGCTATACCCTTTATTCATCTATCCCTTGGTGAATATGCCTATTCATACGGTTTGTTGAGCTGGATAATTTGGGCAGGAGTGCTGATGATGCTTCTCCGAAAGGGTTTTCGTGATGATTTTGAGTGGATTTTACCAGTCTTCATCAGTTCATTAACCATTGCTGCATCATACCTGTTTTTTATCGTCGGCAACCTAACGACATCTGGCTCGCTTATCTGGGTCTTTTGGTCATTTTTTATCGTCTTTTTTGTGGGAATTGAACATCCACCGGCACTCCGCGAACGCGAGCTTGACCCTACCCGAAAGACCTTAGGATGGCTTTGTATGGTGATTTTTGTACTCTGTATTAGTCCCAATCCATTATATTTAATCTAA
- a CDS encoding Nif3-like dinuclear metal center hexameric protein, with the protein MGADKPQMNIQVRHISTFLNQWAPPSTKLDYDNVGLLVGDPNQQVSKILTCLDVTLDVVNEALENDCDLIVAHHPLIFQSIDRINPTDEQGKIIFKLIKNDIGLIAAHTNLDAALDGVSFVLAKELGLENLKFLDNSYNISRKIVLTTNHSESDSVLKLLNYYSAEEAHYYKVEGKKDHQYTYEAIIDEHHVSELEKELEKNGLLHHGSFQVMEVASPSKNVGMGVVGFYRDKGLTQQQFLDTVADALDVTAVRFSGSVDRIKKVAVCGGAGVSLTGTAIGEGAQAFVTADIKYHDYFTDTDNFLLVDVGHYESEVPVVAALQQELTEAFEDVDVLETEVITNPMQVYVPDA; encoded by the coding sequence ATGGGGGCCGATAAACCACAGATGAATATTCAGGTTCGGCATATTTCTACCTTCCTAAACCAGTGGGCACCGCCCAGCACAAAGCTCGACTACGATAATGTTGGCTTACTCGTAGGAGATCCCAACCAGCAAGTTTCAAAGATTCTCACCTGTTTAGATGTTACGCTGGATGTTGTGAACGAAGCTCTTGAGAACGATTGTGATTTAATCGTCGCACACCACCCGCTCATTTTTCAAAGTATTGATCGTATTAATCCCACCGATGAGCAGGGTAAAATTATTTTTAAGCTGATAAAAAATGATATTGGGCTCATTGCCGCCCATACTAATTTAGATGCAGCTCTTGATGGGGTTTCATTTGTACTGGCCAAAGAGTTGGGGCTCGAGAATCTTAAGTTTTTGGATAACAGCTACAATATCAGTCGAAAAATTGTGCTTACAACGAATCATTCTGAAAGTGATTCGGTGCTTAAATTGTTGAATTATTATTCAGCGGAAGAGGCGCATTATTACAAGGTAGAAGGCAAAAAAGATCATCAATATACCTATGAGGCGATTATTGATGAACATCATGTTTCAGAGTTGGAAAAAGAGCTTGAGAAAAATGGATTACTTCATCATGGAAGTTTCCAGGTGATGGAAGTTGCCAGCCCATCGAAGAATGTAGGTATGGGCGTGGTTGGGTTTTATCGCGATAAAGGATTAACTCAGCAACAGTTTTTGGATACGGTAGCTGATGCGCTTGATGTTACAGCAGTACGTTTTTCGGGATCGGTGGATCGTATTAAAAAGGTAGCTGTATGTGGCGGTGCCGGGGTTTCATTAACGGGCACTGCTATTGGAGAGGGAGCGCAGGCATTTGTAACAGCTGATATTAAATATCACGATTATTTTACTGATACTGATAATTTTTTACTGGTCGATGTAGGCCATTATGAAAGTGAAGTGCCAGTGGTGGCGGCCCTTCAGCAAGAACTAACGGAAGCATTTGAAGATGTTGACGTTCTTGAAACCGAAGTAATCACCAACCCTATGCAGGTATATGTACCTGATGCTTAA
- a CDS encoding DivIVA domain-containing protein, giving the protein MKLTALEIKQQEFEKSLRGYDKDEVQAFLNLMSNEWEHLVAKNRELEKRIDELEEKLKHYERVEEALHETLQTAKESAEQKLTGARKDARNKIEKAEMEAESIIREATQQRQQVRQSIIRLLDRRKEIISGIRSYLEMAQESLEQFSKDEAALFELPADDDQFSDKLKEQTERRRKALRDDDEDELEDDTQTMPPGTEDIDDLIDELD; this is encoded by the coding sequence ATGAAACTTACTGCGCTGGAAATTAAACAACAGGAATTTGAAAAGTCTCTTCGTGGATATGACAAGGATGAGGTACAAGCCTTTTTAAACCTCATGTCAAATGAATGGGAGCATTTGGTAGCTAAAAACCGCGAGCTCGAAAAACGTATTGATGAGTTGGAGGAGAAACTAAAACATTACGAGCGCGTTGAGGAAGCTCTTCATGAAACCCTGCAAACGGCTAAAGAATCAGCAGAGCAAAAACTTACCGGTGCCCGTAAAGATGCTCGGAATAAGATTGAAAAGGCAGAAATGGAGGCCGAATCGATCATTCGGGAAGCTACGCAACAACGTCAGCAGGTTCGACAAAGCATTATCCGACTACTCGATCGACGCAAAGAAATTATTAGTGGTATTCGCTCGTATCTGGAAATGGCCCAGGAATCACTGGAGCAGTTTTCCAAAGATGAGGCAGCTCTCTTTGAGTTACCTGCTGATGACGATCAGTTTTCTGACAAATTAAAAGAGCAAACTGAACGTCGCCGTAAAGCCCTGCGAGATGATGACGAAGATGAGCTCGAAGATGATACTCAAACAATGCCCCCCGGTACCGAAGATATTGACGATCTTATTGATGAACTTGATTAA
- a CDS encoding TonB family protein — translation MRTFWFTIACCFFSTVIFVYGCSSSKNTQSPPEVTKENIKVVTETTPAIIGGLDALHQQLRYPAHLYADGTKIMLEANVLIDAEGNVNRISFNKDKYPELKAAAEKAIRKVRFVPGKRDGKEVDMFVTLPIQFTF, via the coding sequence ATGCGCACCTTTTGGTTTACGATAGCCTGCTGTTTTTTCTCAACCGTTATTTTTGTGTACGGCTGTAGTAGCTCTAAAAATACACAGTCTCCCCCTGAAGTAACAAAAGAGAATATCAAAGTAGTAACAGAAACTACCCCTGCCATTATTGGTGGGTTAGATGCATTGCACCAACAGTTAAGGTATCCTGCTCATCTTTACGCAGATGGTACAAAAATTATGCTCGAAGCAAATGTGCTCATTGATGCTGAAGGCAATGTTAATCGTATTTCTTTTAACAAAGACAAATATCCCGAACTAAAAGCAGCAGCCGAAAAAGCCATACGTAAGGTACGGTTTGTACCCGGAAAACGAGATGGGAAAGAAGTAGATATGTTTGTGACCTTACCTATCCAATTCACGTTTTAA
- a CDS encoding OsmC family protein — protein MDKEELRAVQAPLKEKYKTSPEKAEWILEAEGKLGEGIACNVPTDAGEVEAGLHPATGGDGTQTCSGDMLLEALVACAGVTLKSVATAMEIEIAEGTVRAEGVLDFRGTMAVSKEAPVGFKSITLNFELDTAASGKRIEKLIELTERYCVIYQTLKNNPELNTSVSIR, from the coding sequence ATGGATAAGGAAGAATTACGTGCGGTTCAAGCTCCACTTAAGGAAAAATACAAGACGAGTCCCGAAAAAGCCGAATGGATCTTGGAGGCTGAGGGAAAGTTAGGAGAGGGTATTGCCTGTAATGTTCCAACGGATGCGGGTGAGGTAGAAGCAGGATTACATCCGGCAACGGGGGGCGATGGCACGCAAACCTGTTCTGGTGATATGCTATTGGAAGCGCTCGTTGCTTGTGCGGGGGTGACGTTAAAATCGGTAGCAACCGCCATGGAGATTGAGATTGCCGAGGGAACCGTTCGGGCAGAAGGGGTACTTGATTTCAGGGGGACAATGGCTGTATCAAAAGAGGCACCGGTAGGTTTTAAATCTATCACCTTGAATTTTGAGTTAGACACAGCGGCCTCTGGCAAAAGAATAGAAAAGCTTATCGAATTGACTGAGCGGTATTGCGTGATTTATCAGACGCTAAAAAATAATCCCGAACTAAATACAAGCGTTTCAATTCGGTGA
- a CDS encoding YggS family pyridoxal phosphate-dependent enzyme, which translates to MPNDICHNLENVQQRITKACKEAGRSPDEITLVAVSKTKPVDDIKEAFKCGQVHFGENRARELQDKMEDYENNELQWHMVGNLQTNKIKYMVERVNWIHSIEKSKYLSEIEKRASRIDRVINTLIQINISGEDQKSGCEPKDLKEILKYAQGLDHVRVRGLMGMATFVDPEDVESVRPEFKMLRKLRDDHRKYEAENVSLNELSMGMTNDMEIAIEEGSTMVRVGRAIFGERNY; encoded by the coding sequence ATGCCCAACGATATTTGTCACAATCTGGAAAACGTACAACAACGCATAACAAAAGCTTGCAAAGAAGCTGGCCGCAGCCCAGATGAAATTACTCTTGTTGCCGTAAGCAAAACCAAACCTGTTGATGACATCAAAGAAGCCTTTAAGTGCGGGCAGGTTCATTTTGGAGAAAATCGTGCCAGGGAATTGCAGGACAAAATGGAAGACTATGAAAATAACGAACTCCAGTGGCATATGGTCGGAAACCTGCAAACCAATAAAATAAAATACATGGTTGAACGGGTGAACTGGATTCACTCTATAGAAAAGTCGAAGTACCTGAGTGAAATTGAAAAGCGTGCCTCCCGAATAGATCGCGTCATCAACACGTTAATACAAATAAATATTAGTGGCGAAGACCAAAAAAGTGGATGCGAACCCAAAGACCTAAAAGAAATTCTGAAATATGCACAAGGCCTTGACCATGTACGAGTTCGCGGCCTTATGGGGATGGCAACGTTTGTAGATCCCGAAGACGTGGAAAGCGTACGACCAGAATTTAAGATGCTTAGAAAGTTACGGGATGACCATCGGAAGTACGAAGCTGAAAATGTAAGTCTTAACGAACTTTCGATGGGAATGACAAACGATATGGAAATTGCTATTGAAGAGGGCTCAACAATGGTCCGGGTAGGACGCGCAATCTTTGGAGAACGTAACTACTAA
- a CDS encoding transglutaminase-like domain-containing protein, whose product MAANKAEIESLVYLLEDPDPYVKSQVRNRLFELGETAVPLLDEQKNETDDNEARELINEIIQHITFGSVEEDFLDVLEGGVNNMEQLENAVLILSRFDNPTLREREYKKKLDRFADMIADDVRYSLSETQKMHKVLNFVFHELGFSGSTTDYYNPNNSYLNRVIDRRRGLPISLALIVLFLARRLDLPFYGMNMPIHFMMKFKSSNEALLIDPFDHGKVVTYDQCYYFLKQNGVEPRSEHFEVSTEEEILARCIRNLINSYERNDKLDTAEGLKKLLNTVEIMARN is encoded by the coding sequence ATGGCAGCTAATAAAGCCGAAATAGAATCTCTTGTATATTTATTGGAAGACCCCGACCCCTATGTGAAGTCGCAGGTGCGAAATCGCTTGTTTGAGCTTGGCGAAACAGCTGTACCCCTGCTGGATGAGCAAAAAAATGAGACGGACGATAATGAGGCCCGGGAGCTTATCAATGAAATTATCCAGCATATTACCTTTGGGAGCGTTGAAGAGGATTTTTTGGATGTGCTCGAGGGAGGCGTCAATAATATGGAGCAGCTCGAGAATGCTGTGCTTATTTTGTCGCGATTTGATAACCCTACCCTTCGCGAACGCGAATACAAGAAAAAACTGGATCGTTTTGCCGATATGATAGCCGATGATGTCCGGTATTCGCTGAGTGAAACCCAAAAAATGCATAAGGTTTTGAATTTTGTGTTTCATGAACTCGGTTTTAGCGGTAGCACGACCGATTATTATAACCCCAATAACTCGTACTTAAACCGTGTGATTGATCGTCGCCGGGGATTACCCATTTCACTGGCGCTTATTGTGCTGTTTTTAGCACGTCGATTAGACCTTCCCTTTTATGGGATGAACATGCCCATCCATTTTATGATGAAGTTTAAAAGTAGCAATGAAGCTTTGCTTATTGACCCCTTTGATCACGGAAAGGTGGTGACCTACGACCAGTGTTATTATTTTTTAAAGCAAAATGGTGTTGAGCCTCGAAGTGAACATTTTGAGGTTAGCACTGAAGAGGAAATCTTAGCTCGCTGTATCCGAAATTTGATAAATAGCTACGAACGAAATGATAAGCTGGATACGGCAGAAGGGTTAAAAAAATTGCTCAATACCGTCGAAATTATGGCCCGTAATTAA
- a CDS encoding arginine deiminase family protein, whose product MQLSVRSETGLLKSVIVHTPGKEVSLVNPELKDELLFDDIIFESDARKEHLDMLKVFEAAMPKNGTIHEITDLFEEALSAEDARGYFIEQLIKQLPQENLKAIEQDLFRLSATELLRFVIDGATPSIPEFNMHPTPNLLFTRDLSAVINDSILLSQPAKKARMREAILMDTLIKFHPLFDNIRKNTISITKQESIEGGDVLVASDKVVLIGMSERTSFSGLMNATKGLLDQGVEHVLAVDIPKQRSSMHLDTIFTFASPTECVAFPPAITERQNNVVALRSQNGSIISESMPSLKQALEELLERDLTFINCGGANRTNQFREQWTDGANVFAIAPGIIVGYERNTNTFNELKEHGYRLMNQYEFIEEYKDALFDPADKKIAISFLGHELCRGRGGARCMTMPIARKS is encoded by the coding sequence ATGCAACTTTCTGTTCGATCTGAAACCGGTTTACTTAAGAGTGTTATTGTTCACACCCCTGGAAAGGAGGTTTCGCTGGTTAACCCCGAGCTCAAAGACGAACTCCTTTTCGATGACATCATTTTTGAGAGTGACGCGCGTAAAGAGCACTTGGATATGCTAAAAGTTTTTGAGGCCGCCATGCCCAAAAACGGTACCATCCACGAAATAACAGATCTTTTTGAAGAAGCCCTCTCTGCTGAAGATGCCCGGGGATATTTTATTGAACAACTTATCAAACAGCTTCCACAAGAAAACCTTAAGGCTATTGAACAAGATTTATTTCGTCTTTCCGCCACAGAGTTGCTGCGGTTTGTTATAGATGGTGCTACGCCCTCAATTCCAGAATTTAACATGCACCCCACGCCTAACCTTCTATTTACACGAGACCTGTCGGCAGTCATTAACGACAGTATTTTGCTTTCTCAGCCTGCTAAAAAAGCACGCATGCGCGAAGCCATTTTGATGGACACACTCATTAAGTTTCATCCCTTGTTTGATAACATTAGGAAAAATACGATTTCTATTACCAAGCAGGAGTCTATCGAGGGGGGCGATGTGCTTGTTGCTTCAGACAAGGTAGTACTCATTGGCATGAGCGAGCGTACCTCGTTTAGCGGACTAATGAACGCCACTAAAGGATTGCTTGATCAAGGCGTTGAACATGTTCTTGCTGTTGATATTCCCAAACAGCGGTCATCCATGCACCTCGATACTATCTTTACGTTTGCAAGTCCGACCGAGTGCGTAGCTTTTCCACCAGCTATCACCGAACGCCAAAATAATGTAGTAGCATTACGGTCACAAAATGGATCTATAATATCGGAGTCGATGCCTTCGTTAAAACAAGCGCTCGAAGAACTTTTGGAACGCGACCTGACCTTTATTAATTGCGGCGGCGCCAATCGCACCAATCAATTCCGTGAACAATGGACGGATGGTGCCAACGTTTTTGCCATCGCACCAGGTATTATTGTGGGCTACGAACGAAACACAAATACATTTAATGAGTTGAAAGAACATGGCTACCGGTTGATGAATCAATACGAATTTATTGAAGAATATAAGGATGCACTTTTTGATCCTGCTGACAAAAAAATTGCTATCAGTTTCTTAGGCCATGAACTTTGCCGGGGACGCGGTGGCGCACGCTGCATGACCATGCCAATTGCAAGAAAATCATAA
- a CDS encoding c-type cytochrome, whose amino-acid sequence MKKELVVGLLVVTVLTGCSAQAEQDEVIETLHVKWDNPIEAGKYLVTITGCNDCHTDGYLMMGGQVPEEDWLMGSAVGWRGPWGTTYPTNLRLRVQEWDEETWVKTLKNRKALPPMPWMNVNRMSEEDMRAIYVYIKSLGPKGEHVPLAISPELEPQTPYLSLFPQNMPVATSQK is encoded by the coding sequence ATGAAAAAAGAATTAGTTGTGGGGTTATTAGTGGTCACAGTGTTAACAGGTTGTTCTGCACAAGCTGAACAAGATGAGGTGATTGAGACGCTACATGTAAAATGGGATAATCCCATTGAAGCAGGTAAGTATTTGGTAACTATTACGGGTTGCAATGATTGTCACACAGATGGATACTTGATGATGGGCGGACAAGTGCCTGAAGAAGATTGGCTGATGGGGTCTGCCGTAGGTTGGCGGGGCCCATGGGGAACGACCTATCCTACGAACTTGCGGTTGCGTGTTCAGGAATGGGATGAAGAAACGTGGGTAAAAACACTGAAGAATCGGAAAGCTTTACCACCGATGCCATGGATGAACGTTAATAGGATGAGTGAAGAAGATATGCGCGCAATTTATGTATATATAAAATCGCTGGGCCCCAAAGGTGAGCACGTTCCCTTGGCAATAAGCCCGGAATTAGAACCCCAGACTCCATATTTGTCATTATTCCCACAAAATATGCCGGTAGCGACATCTCAAAAATAA